The Bdellovibrio bacteriovorus W nucleotide sequence AGGGCTTCCATGACATGAAATTTCAAAAGTATGTTCGCCGGTAAAAGATTTGCCTTGCGTAAAATAAGTCGCAACAACCTCATCAATCACCTGACCGTTGCGATCAATAAGATTTCCATAATAGGCTCGGTGTGACTCTAATTTTTTAAGGATAAAGGGGCATACTTTAGAGATAATCTCCACAGCCTGAGCGCCACTAATGCGAATCACAGAAATTCCACCAACCCCGTGTGGAGTGGAAACAGCACAGACAGTATCTTTATCACGATCGGCAATTAACATAGTAAACCCTTATAAAAAGAAAGGGCGTTTTAAACGCCCTTTACTGAAGTTATCTATTAATCGTTTGAAGTAAGCTCTTCGGACGTATTTGAACTCCCTTTTGCAGGGTAGATCTTGATTTTTTTATAAAGCCCGTCACCTAAAGAACGGCTCTTTACACGAGGATCTTTGGCTAAGTACTGGTGAACTACCTTTCTATCCTTTGGAGGAAGAGCACGGTAATATACAGATTTACCTTGTTCAATACAGATAGCCTTTAAATTCTCAGCTCTTTCAATAAGAGCATTTGCAGTCTCATCACGGTATCCGCCGCAATCAACAGAAACATTTGTTTTATCTTCAGGAAAGTTATGCTGAATAACTCTCTTTAAGAATAACTGAAATGCATCTAGCATTTGGCCTTTTTTATCTTTCAAAATTTCTTCGTCAGCACCGTTGAACTCAACAAAAATCGTCTCGCTCCCGTTGTCTTCTTTATCAGTACGAACTTCAAACGTTAAGTCGAACTGAGCTTTTTCAACGATCCCCTCTAGAGTCTTTTGAACAAGTGCTTCAACTTCACTATTTGCACTCTTACTCTTCCCCCCGAAAAGCTTTCTAAAGAATCCCATTTTTCCTCCTGTTAAAAATAAATCAAAAAATTAAGCTTTTTTAGCAGCCGGCGCTGAACTGTCGCGCATGATAATAAACTGCTGAATAATTCCAAACAAAGTACTCACAACCATGTACAGAGTTAAACCGCTCGGTAGCTGCAACATGAATAGCGAGAACACCACTGGCAAGAACGCCATTACTTTTGCTTGAGTAGGGTCCATTGTTGACGGTGTAATTTTCTGTTGAACGAACATAAATACAGCCATCAAAATAGGTAATACATAGAACGGATCGTGCGAACTAAGATCGTGGATCCAGCCAGCAAATGGAGAGTTATAAAGCTCAACACTGCTTCCAATAACACGGTAAAGAGCAAAGAAGACTGGGATCTGAAGTAGCATTGGTAAACAGCCACCTAATGGGTTAGCACCATTCTCCTTCATAACCTTCATCATCTCTTGGTTTAAGCGCATCGTATCGTCTTTATACTTCTCACGCAGACCCTGAATGATCGGTTGAACTTTCTGCATAGCCTTCATGGATCTAAAAGACATGATATTAAATGGCAGAACACAAAGGCGAACTAGTAGAGTCAAAAGAATGATCGCCACACCCCAGTTGCCCACAACTGAGTGAAAAGCCTTCATTACATATAAAAGAGGACGTGCAATAAAACCAAAGAACCCTAAGTCGATAATCTGCGCCATCTCAGGATCTACTGCTTTAAGAATATCAATAGATTTTGGTCCAACGTAGAATACTTCAGAAAATACCATCTCAGTTTTTAATGAAGATGGTTTATAAACCAGTTCAGCAAGAGCGGACTTCCCTTGAATAGTTGAAGTCAATTTTACTTCGGGAATAATTTCTGATTTATCTAAGATTGTCGCCGCAAAATACTGAGAACTTACAGATACTAAAGAGACTGAAGAAAAACCTTCGTTTTTATCTTCTTTAGCATTACTGAAATTCACTGTTTCTGTTTTTCCACCGTTGTGAACAATGAAGAAATCTTGATGATCAAAAGAAGGAAATAAAAAAGATGAGCT carries:
- a CDS encoding hypothetical protein (COG1847 Predicted RNA-binding protein), which produces MGFFRKLFGGKSKSANSEVEALVQKTLEGIVEKAQFDLTFEVRTDKEDNGSETIFVEFNGADEEILKDKKGQMLDAFQLFLKRVIQHNFPEDKTNVSVDCGGYRDETANALIERAENLKAICIEQGKSVYYRALPPKDRKVVHQYLAKDPRVKSRSLGDGLYKKIKIYPAKGSSNTSEELTSND
- a CDS encoding 60 KD inner-membrane protein (COG0706 Preprotein translocase subunit YidC), which gives rise to MQKNNSPSFFDAKTIIAVVAVALVYYGWNTYLGKKYPGYGQPTAAVTETTENSDSNVTSASNSDAKAVLTTPDKAPEKTILFENDKVSFVLTSKGMGVENFTVKNYQNKKQENIQLGLSDNEALFEMRWAGETSALQFNVNEVAKGHYEGTAVLGETEIKRELMFDESTGSFTNKILVKNPTEEFKKGFSLLIPEKVHTPESSSFLFPSFDHQDFFIVHNGGKTETVNFSNAKEDKNEGFSSVSLVSVSSQYFAATILDKSEIIPEVKLTSTIQGKSALAELVYKPSSLKTEMVFSEVFYVGPKSIDILKAVDPEMAQIIDLGFFGFIARPLLYVMKAFHSVVGNWGVAIILLTLLVRLCVLPFNIMSFRSMKAMQKVQPIIQGLREKYKDDTMRLNQEMMKVMKENGANPLGGCLPMLLQIPVFFALYRVIGSSVELYNSPFAGWIHDLSSHDPFYVLPILMAVFMFVQQKITPSTMDPTQAKVMAFLPVVFSLFMLQLPSGLTLYMVVSTLFGIIQQFIIMRDSSAPAAKKA